A genomic window from Massilia sp. METH4 includes:
- the oxlT gene encoding oxalate/formate MFS antiporter, with protein MKTDASTAIERPASFRWMQLVMGIVCMAMIANLQYGWTLFVNPLAEAHGWTKASIQVAFTIFILTETWLVPVEGWAVDKWGPRPVVLFGGLLCAIGWVMNSYASTLAVLYIAAAISGIGAGAVYGTCVGQSLKWFPDRRGLAAGLTAAGFGAGSAATIIPISNMIESRGYQDTFLYFGIGQGAIVILLALLMARPPQTASKTAKKKVNPNVLQTTADYKPSQMVRTPVFWVMYTMFVLVAAGGLMATAQMGPIAKDFEIDGVKFNIMGMILPALTFALAIDRVLNGLTRPFFGWVSDQIGREKTMFIAFALESVGIIALYYFGRDPIMFVILTGLVFFAWGEIYSLFPATTADTFGTRNAAGNAGLMYTAKGTASIFVPISSIITAMTGSWEAVFFVGCGMNAVAAVMAWWVLRPMRKRFIEEASGTVSATDEDKALSASAGTATAARLVN; from the coding sequence ATGAAAACCGACGCATCGACCGCTATCGAAAGGCCAGCATCGTTCCGCTGGATGCAACTGGTCATGGGCATCGTCTGCATGGCCATGATCGCCAACCTGCAGTATGGCTGGACCCTGTTCGTGAACCCCCTCGCCGAAGCCCATGGCTGGACCAAGGCATCGATCCAGGTGGCGTTCACGATCTTCATCCTGACCGAAACCTGGCTCGTGCCCGTCGAGGGCTGGGCGGTGGACAAATGGGGCCCGCGCCCGGTGGTGCTGTTCGGCGGCCTGCTGTGCGCGATCGGCTGGGTGATGAATTCGTACGCCTCCACCTTGGCCGTGCTGTACATCGCCGCCGCCATCAGCGGCATCGGTGCCGGCGCGGTCTACGGCACCTGCGTGGGCCAGTCGCTGAAGTGGTTCCCCGACCGCCGTGGCCTGGCCGCGGGCCTGACCGCCGCCGGCTTCGGCGCCGGCTCGGCCGCCACCATCATCCCGATCTCGAACATGATCGAGAGCCGCGGCTACCAGGATACGTTCCTGTACTTCGGGATCGGCCAGGGCGCGATCGTGATCCTGCTGGCGCTGCTGATGGCACGGCCGCCCCAGACGGCGTCCAAGACCGCCAAGAAGAAGGTCAACCCGAACGTGCTGCAAACCACGGCCGACTACAAGCCCTCGCAGATGGTGCGCACGCCCGTGTTCTGGGTGATGTACACGATGTTCGTGCTGGTCGCCGCGGGCGGCCTGATGGCCACCGCGCAGATGGGCCCGATCGCCAAGGACTTCGAGATCGATGGGGTGAAGTTCAACATCATGGGCATGATCCTGCCGGCCCTGACGTTCGCCCTGGCGATCGACCGTGTGCTGAACGGCCTGACGCGGCCATTCTTCGGCTGGGTGTCCGACCAGATCGGCCGCGAGAAGACGATGTTCATCGCCTTCGCCCTGGAATCGGTCGGCATCATCGCGCTGTACTACTTCGGCCGCGATCCGATCATGTTCGTCATCCTGACCGGGCTGGTGTTCTTTGCCTGGGGCGAGATCTACAGCCTGTTCCCGGCCACCACGGCCGATACGTTCGGGACGCGCAACGCGGCCGGTAACGCGGGGCTGATGTACACGGCCAAGGGCACGGCATCGATCTTCGTGCCGATCTCCAGCATCATCACTGCCATGACGGGCAGCTGGGAAGCGGTGTTCTTCGTCGGCTGCGGCATGAACGCGGTGGCCGCCGTGATGGCATGGTGGGTGCTGCGGCCGATGCGCAAGCGCTTCATCGAGGAGGCTTCCGGCACGGTCAGCGCGACCGATGAAGACAAGGCACTGTCCGCCAGTGCCGGCACGGCCACCGCGGCCCGTCTCGTCAACTGA
- the oxc gene encoding oxalyl-CoA decarboxylase, with translation MTHNVSVEVTDGFHLVIDALKINDIDTIFGLVGIPITDLARLAQAEGMRFIGFRHEQNAGNAAAIAGYMTKKPGICLTVSAPGFLNGLTALANATTNCFPMILISGSSEREIVDLQQGDYEEMDQLNIARPHAKAAFRVLKAEDIGIGIARAIRAAVSGRPGGVYLDLPAQLLAQTIEAGHARRSLVKVVDAAPRQLPAPESVERALALLKGAKKPLILLGKGAAYAQADADIRAFVERTGIPYLPMSMAKGLLPDTHAQSASAARSFVLAEADVVVLVGARLNWLLAHGKGKTWGKPKQFVQIDIAPTEIDSNVAIAAPLIGDIGSCVGTLLAGLDGAGIGKPDAEWLGAIAQKKEQNTAKMAALLDKNPDPMNFHSALRAIRDVLREYPDINLVNEGANTLDFARSIIDQYQPRKRFDSGTWGIMGIGMGFAIGAAVTSGKPVVAVEGDSAFGFSGMELETICRYQLPVTTIVFNNNGVYRGTDVNPTGGKDVAPTVFVKNARYDKMIEAFGGIGYHATTPEELSHALEEAIASGKPALINAVIDETAGTESGRLTNLNPQSAAKK, from the coding sequence ATGACCCATAACGTATCGGTGGAAGTCACCGACGGCTTCCACCTCGTGATCGATGCGCTGAAGATCAACGACATCGATACGATTTTCGGCCTGGTCGGCATACCGATCACGGATCTTGCCCGGCTGGCCCAGGCCGAGGGCATGCGCTTCATCGGCTTTCGCCACGAGCAGAACGCCGGCAATGCCGCCGCCATCGCGGGCTACATGACGAAGAAGCCGGGCATCTGCCTCACCGTCTCCGCACCGGGCTTCCTGAACGGCCTGACGGCGCTGGCCAACGCCACCACGAACTGCTTCCCGATGATCCTGATCTCCGGGTCCAGCGAACGCGAGATCGTCGACCTGCAGCAGGGCGACTACGAGGAGATGGACCAGCTGAACATCGCCCGCCCGCATGCCAAGGCCGCGTTCCGCGTGCTCAAGGCGGAAGACATCGGCATCGGCATCGCGCGCGCCATCCGCGCCGCCGTCTCCGGCCGGCCCGGGGGCGTGTACCTCGACCTGCCGGCGCAACTGCTGGCGCAAACCATCGAGGCAGGTCACGCGCGGCGTTCGCTGGTCAAGGTGGTCGATGCGGCGCCGCGCCAGCTGCCCGCCCCTGAGTCCGTCGAGCGCGCGCTGGCGCTGCTGAAGGGCGCGAAGAAGCCGCTGATCCTGCTCGGCAAGGGTGCGGCCTACGCGCAGGCCGATGCCGACATCCGCGCTTTCGTCGAGCGCACCGGCATCCCCTACCTGCCCATGTCGATGGCCAAGGGCCTGCTGCCGGACACGCACGCGCAATCGGCTTCCGCGGCGCGCTCCTTCGTGCTGGCCGAGGCGGACGTGGTGGTGCTGGTGGGCGCGCGCCTGAACTGGCTGCTCGCGCACGGCAAGGGCAAGACCTGGGGCAAGCCGAAGCAGTTCGTGCAGATCGACATCGCCCCCACGGAAATCGACAGCAATGTGGCGATCGCGGCGCCGCTGATCGGCGATATCGGTTCCTGCGTGGGCACGCTGCTGGCTGGCCTGGACGGTGCCGGCATCGGCAAGCCCGATGCGGAATGGCTCGGTGCGATCGCCCAGAAGAAGGAGCAGAACACGGCGAAGATGGCCGCGCTGCTGGACAAGAACCCCGATCCGATGAACTTCCACAGCGCCCTGCGCGCCATCCGCGACGTGCTGCGGGAATACCCGGACATCAACCTCGTCAACGAAGGCGCCAATACGCTCGATTTCGCGCGCAGCATCATCGACCAGTACCAGCCGCGCAAGCGTTTCGATTCGGGTACCTGGGGCATCATGGGCATCGGCATGGGCTTCGCGATCGGCGCCGCCGTCACCAGCGGCAAGCCGGTGGTGGCGGTGGAAGGCGACAGCGCCTTCGGCTTTTCCGGCATGGAGCTGGAAACGATCTGCCGCTACCAGCTGCCCGTGACGACGATCGTCTTCAACAACAACGGCGTGTACCGCGGCACCGACGTCAATCCCACCGGCGGCAAGGACGTGGCGCCCACCGTGTTCGTGAAGAATGCCCGCTACGACAAGATGATCGAAGCCTTCGGCGGCATCGGCTACCACGCCACCACGCCGGAGGAACTGTCGCACGCGCTGGAAGAAGCCATCGCTTCCGGCAAGCCGGCGCTGATCAATGCCGTCATCGATGAAACGGCCGGTACCGAAAGCGGGCGCCTGACGAACCTGAATCCGCAAAGCGCCGCGAAGAAGTAG
- the frc gene encoding formyl-CoA transferase: MSKPLEGIKIIDFTHVQAGPACTQMLAWFGADVIKVERPGAGDVTRSQLRDIPGVDALYFTMLNSNKRSLTLDTKTPEGKDILTRLIKESDVLVENFGPGALDRMGFTWEHIRELNPGMIVASVKGFSEGHHYEDLKVYENVAQCAGGAASTTGFDDGPPTVSAAALGDSNTGMHLAIGILTALRSRDVTGRGQKVAVSMQDSVLNLCRVKLRDQQRLDRVGYLEEYPQYPHGKFSDVVPRGGNAGGGGQPGWVLKCKGWETDPNAYIYFTIQGHAWAPICRAIGKEEWIDDPAYMTAQARQDKIFDIFGTIEEWLKDKTKFEAVDVLRKYDIPCSPVLSMKEIANDPSLRASGTIAEVEHKERGKYLTVGSPIKFSDLKVEIKGSPLLGEHTDEILEQLGYSQHQIAALHEQRVV; this comes from the coding sequence ATGAGCAAGCCACTGGAAGGTATCAAGATCATCGACTTCACGCACGTGCAGGCCGGCCCCGCATGCACGCAGATGCTGGCCTGGTTCGGCGCCGACGTCATCAAGGTGGAGCGCCCCGGGGCCGGCGACGTGACGCGCTCGCAACTGCGCGACATCCCCGGCGTCGATGCGCTGTACTTCACCATGTTGAACAGTAACAAGCGCTCGCTGACCCTGGACACGAAGACGCCCGAGGGCAAGGACATCCTGACCAGGCTGATCAAGGAGTCCGACGTGCTGGTGGAGAACTTCGGCCCAGGGGCGCTGGACCGGATGGGCTTCACGTGGGAGCATATCCGCGAGCTGAACCCGGGCATGATCGTCGCTTCCGTGAAGGGCTTCTCGGAAGGCCACCATTATGAGGACCTGAAGGTGTACGAGAACGTGGCGCAGTGCGCCGGCGGCGCGGCATCGACCACCGGCTTCGACGACGGCCCGCCGACCGTCAGCGCCGCCGCGTTGGGCGACAGCAATACCGGCATGCACCTGGCCATCGGCATCCTCACGGCGCTGCGCTCGCGCGACGTGACGGGGCGGGGGCAGAAGGTGGCCGTGTCGATGCAGGATAGCGTGCTGAATCTGTGCCGCGTGAAGCTGCGCGACCAGCAGCGGCTGGACCGGGTGGGCTACCTGGAAGAGTATCCCCAGTACCCGCACGGTAAGTTCTCAGACGTGGTGCCGCGCGGCGGCAATGCGGGCGGCGGCGGCCAGCCGGGCTGGGTGTTGAAGTGCAAGGGCTGGGAGACCGATCCAAACGCCTACATCTACTTCACCATCCAGGGCCATGCGTGGGCGCCGATCTGCCGCGCGATCGGCAAGGAAGAGTGGATCGACGACCCCGCCTACATGACGGCCCAGGCGCGGCAGGACAAGATCTTCGACATCTTCGGTACCATCGAGGAATGGCTGAAGGACAAGACGAAGTTCGAGGCGGTGGACGTGCTGCGCAAATACGATATCCCGTGCTCGCCCGTGCTGTCGATGAAGGAGATCGCCAACGATCCGTCGCTGAGGGCCAGCGGCACGATCGCCGAGGTGGAGCACAAGGAGCGCGGCAAGTACCTGACCGTGGGCAGCCCGATCAAGTTCTCCGACCTCAAGGTGGAAATCAAGGGATCGCCGCTGCTGGGCGAGCATACCGACGAGATCCTCGAACAATTGGGCTACAGCCAGCACCAGATCGCGGCGCTGCACGAACAGCGCGTCGTCTGA
- a CDS encoding GntR family transcriptional regulator, producing MAPPLSHFRELEASAAPLYSQVRERLRERIVDGTYEPESRLPAESEISAIFSVSRITVRQALADLQHEGLIVKVPGKGTFVAQPKPSQDLARLEGFGEAMSRRGHTVVNRVISHETVAAEAHVASQLHLPASARVTEIRRVRHVDEEPVSFEITFLPTRVGDRLRGENLAERDIFLILETDYGLALSHADIHIGAITADASLAAALEVAPGTALLRIERLTWTADGVPLDFEYLYVRGDAFQYTLRLPRRASTPGN from the coding sequence ATGGCCCCACCTCTGTCACATTTTCGGGAACTCGAAGCCTCCGCCGCCCCGCTGTACTCGCAAGTGCGCGAACGCCTGCGCGAGCGGATCGTCGACGGCACCTATGAACCCGAATCGCGCCTGCCGGCTGAAAGCGAGATCAGCGCGATCTTCAGCGTCAGCCGCATCACGGTGCGCCAGGCATTGGCCGACCTGCAGCACGAGGGCCTGATCGTCAAGGTGCCCGGCAAGGGAACTTTCGTCGCGCAGCCGAAGCCCAGCCAGGATCTCGCCCGGCTGGAAGGCTTCGGCGAGGCGATGTCGCGTCGCGGCCATACCGTCGTCAACCGGGTGATCAGTCATGAAACGGTGGCGGCCGAGGCCCATGTGGCCAGCCAGCTGCACCTGCCGGCCAGCGCGCGCGTCACCGAGATCCGCCGCGTGCGCCATGTCGACGAAGAGCCGGTCTCGTTCGAGATCACCTTCCTTCCCACCCGCGTGGGCGACCGCCTGCGCGGCGAGAACCTGGCCGAACGCGACATCTTCCTGATCCTGGAAACGGACTACGGCCTGGCCCTGTCGCACGCCGATATCCACATCGGCGCCATCACGGCCGACGCGTCGCTGGCCGCCGCGCTGGAAGTGGCGCCGGGTACCGCGCTGCTGCGCATCGAGCGCCTCACGTGGACCGCCGATGGCGTGCCGCTCGATTTCGAATACCTGTACGTGCGCGGCGACGCGTTCCAGTACACCCTGCGGCTGCCCCGCCGCGCCTCAACCCCTGGGAACTGA
- a CDS encoding 2-dehydropantoate 2-reductase yields MKIAVIGAGAIGGLVGARLALAGEEVTFLVRGANLEAIRNRGIRLVEACGQVQVAARVGATNDYAAAGPQDIVIVAVKAHQVADVSEHIGHLFGPDTVVVTMQNGIPFWYFHRHGGEFEGRPVLSVDPAGELARRIPPERILGCVVYPAAELVSPGVIRHIEGNRFPLGELDGSTSARARAVGACFEHAGLKAPVLDNIRAEIWLKLWGNLSFNPISALAHSTLVDICQHPLARNLAANMMREAQDVAAKLGIAFRVTLDRRIEGAEKIGKHKTSMLVDVEAGRGPEIDALVGSVIELARMTDTPTPHIDSAYALVKLLEQAMAQARGGVRLQKAVAA; encoded by the coding sequence ATGAAGATCGCAGTCATTGGAGCGGGCGCCATCGGCGGCCTGGTGGGCGCGCGGCTGGCGCTGGCGGGCGAAGAGGTGACCTTCCTCGTGCGCGGCGCGAACCTGGAAGCCATCCGCAATCGCGGCATCCGGCTCGTCGAGGCATGCGGGCAGGTACAGGTGGCCGCCAGGGTCGGTGCGACGAACGATTATGCGGCGGCCGGGCCGCAGGATATCGTCATCGTCGCCGTGAAGGCGCACCAGGTGGCGGATGTGTCGGAGCACATCGGCCACCTGTTCGGCCCGGACACCGTGGTGGTGACGATGCAGAACGGCATTCCGTTCTGGTATTTCCACCGCCACGGCGGCGAGTTCGAAGGGCGTCCGGTGCTCAGCGTGGATCCCGCCGGCGAACTGGCCCGGCGTATCCCGCCCGAACGCATCCTCGGCTGCGTGGTCTACCCGGCGGCGGAGCTGGTGTCGCCTGGGGTGATCCGCCACATCGAAGGCAATCGCTTTCCGTTGGGCGAGCTCGATGGCAGCACCAGCGCGCGGGCGCGTGCCGTGGGCGCGTGCTTCGAACACGCCGGCCTGAAGGCGCCGGTGCTGGACAATATCCGCGCCGAGATCTGGCTGAAGCTGTGGGGCAACCTCAGCTTCAATCCGATCAGCGCGCTGGCCCATTCCACCCTGGTCGACATCTGCCAGCACCCGCTGGCGCGCAACCTGGCGGCGAACATGATGCGCGAGGCGCAGGACGTCGCGGCCAAGCTGGGAATCGCCTTCCGCGTCACGCTCGACCGCCGCATCGAGGGCGCCGAGAAGATCGGCAAGCACAAGACGTCGATGCTGGTCGACGTGGAGGCGGGCAGGGGGCCGGAGATCGACGCGCTGGTAGGTTCCGTGATCGAGCTGGCACGCATGACGGATACGCCTACGCCGCACATCGATTCGGCCTATGCGCTGGTGAAGTTGCTGGAGCAGGCGATGGCGCAGGCCCGCGGCGGCGTGCGGCTGCAAAAGGCCGTGGCGGCCTAG
- a CDS encoding Crp/Fnr family transcriptional regulator — protein sequence MTLIANHPERNIIRAQLKQNIVLKELRDSEMAALEPYLTVTNHQKGDLLLNQGVYDMQQYFILDGILKRQVTNHEAKEMILRFSSERDIETSYAAWCLKTPTPYSIVCMTKARVASMPLSQWVDFLQSHSVVKQAFEYEVMNLMSGIMAHTITLHLLDAPGRVHRFMRKFPDLFERLPKKELAYYLNLSPETLSRLKHQGKI from the coding sequence ATGACGCTCATTGCCAACCACCCGGAACGAAACATCATTCGCGCCCAGCTGAAGCAGAACATCGTTCTGAAGGAGTTGCGTGACAGCGAAATGGCCGCACTGGAGCCCTATCTCACGGTGACGAATCACCAGAAGGGCGACCTCCTCCTGAACCAGGGCGTGTACGACATGCAGCAGTACTTCATCCTGGACGGCATCCTGAAGCGGCAGGTGACGAACCACGAAGCCAAGGAAATGATCCTGCGCTTCTCCTCCGAGCGCGATATCGAGACCAGCTATGCCGCGTGGTGCCTGAAGACGCCCACGCCCTACAGCATCGTGTGCATGACCAAGGCCAGGGTGGCCAGCATGCCGCTGTCGCAGTGGGTCGATTTCCTGCAGAGCCATAGCGTGGTCAAGCAGGCGTTCGAGTACGAGGTGATGAACCTGATGAGCGGCATCATGGCCCATACGATCACGTTGCACCTGCTGGACGCGCCGGGCCGCGTGCACCGCTTCATGCGCAAGTTTCCCGACCTGTTCGAGCGCTTGCCGAAAAAGGAGCTGGCGTATTACCTCAACCTGTCGCCCGAAACGCTGAGCCGGTTGAAGCACCAGGGAAAAATCTGA
- a CDS encoding ferredoxin family protein — protein sequence MPTTFNITSVPVSVDADKCIAHKGCTVCVDVCPLDVLAIDLTKGTAYMKFDECWYCMPCEKDCPTGAVHVDIPYLLR from the coding sequence ATGCCCACCACTTTCAATATCACCAGCGTCCCGGTTTCGGTGGATGCCGACAAATGCATCGCCCACAAGGGCTGCACCGTGTGCGTGGACGTATGCCCGCTCGACGTGCTGGCCATCGACCTCACGAAGGGCACGGCCTACATGAAGTTCGACGAATGCTGGTACTGCATGCCCTGCGAGAAGGATTGCCCGACCGGGGCGGTACATGTCGACATCCCGTATTTACTTCGATGA
- a CDS encoding fumarate reductase/succinate dehydrogenase flavoprotein subunit: protein METIEQTVDVLVIGGGTAGPMAAVKAKEANPALRVLLLEKANVKRSGAISMGMDGLNNAVVPGFATPEQYVKEITVANDGIVNQKTVMAYARNSYAMIEELDRWGVRFEKDETGDYAMRKVHHMGTYVLPMPEGHDIKKVLYRRLKRTRVEITNRLVATRLLLAEDGSVAGAMAFDCRTADFHVIRAKSVVLATGAAGRLGLPASGYLFGTYENPTNAGDGYSMAYHAGAELSGIECFQINPLIKDYNGPSCAYVTGPFGGHTTNAKEERFIECDYWSGQMMQEFYNELQGGNGPVFLKLNHLAEETIQTIETILHTNERPSRGRFHEGRGTDYRQQMVEMHISEIGLCSGHSASGVWVDENARTTVPGLHAAGDLACVPHNYMLGAFVYGKLAGESAAEYCAAHELPAVDEAQVAKERERVWAPLQREDGLPPNQVEYKLRRMVNDYLQPPKVTKKMEIGLQRFESIRADLDRLQARNPHELMRAMEVHAIRDCAEMAARASLYRTESRWGLYHNRVDYPQRNDQEWFVHVQLQKQGGEMVCFKRPIEPYIVPLGDKEKTAYQRLRVAQPLAA from the coding sequence ATGGAGACAATCGAACAAACCGTCGACGTGCTCGTCATTGGCGGCGGCACTGCCGGACCGATGGCGGCCGTGAAGGCGAAGGAAGCCAATCCCGCGCTGCGCGTGCTGCTGCTGGAGAAGGCGAATGTGAAGCGCAGCGGCGCGATCTCGATGGGCATGGATGGCCTGAACAATGCCGTGGTGCCGGGCTTTGCCACGCCCGAGCAATACGTGAAGGAGATCACCGTCGCCAACGACGGCATCGTCAACCAGAAAACGGTGATGGCGTACGCGCGGAACAGCTACGCGATGATCGAGGAGCTGGACCGCTGGGGCGTGCGCTTCGAGAAGGATGAGACGGGCGACTACGCGATGCGCAAGGTGCACCACATGGGTACCTACGTGCTGCCGATGCCGGAAGGGCATGACATCAAGAAGGTGCTGTACCGGCGCCTGAAGCGCACCCGCGTCGAGATCACGAACCGCCTCGTCGCCACCCGGCTGCTGCTCGCCGAGGACGGCAGCGTCGCCGGCGCGATGGCCTTCGACTGCCGTACGGCGGACTTCCACGTGATCCGCGCGAAGTCCGTGGTGCTGGCCACCGGCGCGGCGGGACGCCTCGGGCTGCCCGCATCCGGCTACCTGTTCGGCACCTACGAGAACCCCACCAATGCGGGCGACGGCTACAGCATGGCGTATCACGCCGGCGCTGAACTGTCGGGCATCGAGTGCTTCCAGATCAACCCGCTGATCAAGGATTACAACGGCCCGTCGTGCGCCTATGTCACCGGTCCGTTCGGCGGTCATACGACCAATGCGAAGGAAGAGCGCTTCATTGAATGCGACTACTGGAGCGGCCAGATGATGCAGGAGTTCTATAACGAACTCCAGGGCGGCAACGGCCCCGTATTCCTGAAGCTGAACCACCTGGCCGAGGAAACGATCCAGACGATCGAAACGATCCTGCATACGAACGAGCGGCCCAGCCGCGGGCGCTTCCACGAGGGGCGCGGCACCGACTATCGCCAGCAGATGGTGGAAATGCACATCTCCGAGATCGGCCTGTGCAGCGGGCACTCGGCGTCCGGCGTATGGGTCGATGAAAACGCCCGCACCACCGTGCCGGGCCTGCATGCCGCCGGCGACCTCGCCTGCGTGCCGCACAACTACATGCTGGGTGCTTTCGTGTACGGCAAGCTGGCCGGCGAAAGCGCGGCCGAGTACTGCGCGGCGCACGAGCTGCCGGCGGTGGACGAAGCGCAGGTGGCGAAAGAGCGCGAACGCGTGTGGGCACCCTTGCAGCGCGAGGACGGCCTGCCGCCGAACCAGGTCGAGTACAAGCTGCGCCGCATGGTCAACGATTACCTGCAGCCGCCGAAGGTGACGAAGAAGATGGAGATCGGCCTGCAGCGCTTCGAGTCGATCCGCGCCGACCTCGACCGCCTGCAGGCGCGCAACCCGCACGAGCTGATGCGCGCGATGGAAGTGCATGCGATCCGCGACTGCGCCGAGATGGCGGCACGCGCCTCCCTGTACCGCACCGAGAGCCGCTGGGGCCTGTACCACAACCGCGTGGACTATCCGCAGCGCAACGACCAGGAGTGGTTCGTGCACGTGCAGTTGCAGAAGCAGGGTGGCGAAATGGTGTGCTTCAAACGGCCCATCGAGCCGTACATCGTGCCCCTCGGGGATAAAGAGAAAACCGCGTACCAGCGGCTCAGGGTTGCGCAACCCCTGGCTGCATAA
- a CDS encoding fumarylacetoacetate hydrolase family protein — protein MIQHWIRFRHLDTVRFGTLEGEKIRVFKGDMFDAPQRTDIAIHLADVELYTPVVPGKVLAMWNNFHALGKKLGLPAPAEPLYLMKPPTSYLAPGGTIRKPRCEGKVAFEGELAIVIGRTCSGVPVEHAAEHIFGYTCANDVTVSEIIGRDPTFPQWVRAKGFDTFCPFGPVVATGLDPAMLVVRTIVNGEVRQDYPVNDMVFSAAELVSRVSQDMTLEPGDLLLCGTSVGVGSMRPGSTVVVEIDGIGRLSNRFE, from the coding sequence ATGATCCAGCACTGGATACGATTCAGGCATCTCGATACCGTCCGCTTCGGCACCCTCGAGGGCGAAAAGATCCGCGTCTTCAAGGGTGACATGTTCGACGCGCCGCAACGCACCGACATCGCCATCCACCTGGCCGACGTGGAGCTGTACACCCCGGTCGTGCCGGGCAAGGTACTGGCGATGTGGAACAACTTCCACGCCCTGGGCAAGAAACTCGGCCTGCCGGCGCCGGCCGAACCGCTGTACCTGATGAAGCCGCCCACTTCCTACTTGGCACCGGGCGGCACGATCCGCAAGCCGCGCTGCGAAGGCAAGGTGGCCTTCGAAGGCGAGCTGGCGATCGTGATCGGCCGCACGTGCAGCGGCGTGCCCGTCGAGCACGCGGCGGAGCACATCTTCGGCTACACCTGCGCCAACGACGTGACGGTGAGCGAGATCATCGGCCGCGACCCCACGTTCCCGCAGTGGGTGCGCGCCAAGGGCTTCGATACCTTCTGCCCGTTCGGTCCCGTGGTCGCCACCGGGCTCGATCCGGCCATGCTGGTGGTGCGCACGATCGTCAACGGCGAGGTGCGGCAGGACTACCCGGTCAACGACATGGTGTTTTCCGCCGCCGAACTGGTCAGCCGCGTGTCCCAGGACATGACGCTCGAGCCAGGCGACCTGCTGCTGTGCGGCACGTCGGTCGGCGTGGGGTCGATGCGTCCGGGCAGCACGGTGGTCGTGGAGATCGACGGCATCGGGCGGCTCAGCAACCGTTTCGAGTGA
- a CDS encoding PAS domain-containing protein: MNDNNTAGIDFEQLVRSIGDGVIVCDAAGAITFWNDAATRIFGFTASDALGHSLDLIIPERQRQRHWEGYHKTAATGETRYGNDLLRVPALHKEGKPLSIAFTVAMLHSPASEVTSIIAVVRDDTARWNEERALRTRVRELEAAARTETVAS, encoded by the coding sequence ATGAACGACAACAACACGGCGGGAATCGATTTCGAACAACTGGTGCGCAGCATCGGCGACGGCGTCATCGTCTGCGATGCGGCCGGCGCGATCACGTTCTGGAACGACGCCGCCACGCGCATCTTCGGTTTCACCGCCAGCGACGCGCTGGGCCACTCGCTCGACCTGATCATCCCCGAGCGCCAGCGGCAGCGTCACTGGGAGGGCTATCACAAAACGGCGGCGACGGGCGAGACCCGCTACGGCAACGACCTGCTGCGCGTGCCGGCGTTGCACAAGGAAGGCAAGCCGCTGTCGATCGCCTTTACCGTGGCAATGCTGCACTCGCCCGCCAGCGAGGTGACGTCGATCATTGCCGTGGTGCGCGACGATACCGCGCGCTGGAACGAGGAGCGGGCCTTGCGCACGCGCGTGCGCGAGCTGGAGGCGGCCGCGCGCACGGAGACAGTGGCGAGCTGA